One Vallitalea pronyensis genomic region harbors:
- a CDS encoding threonine/serine exporter family protein, producing MNYKLLFKFALLAGDIMLKNGAETYRVEDTINRILRTSHFRVIESFVTPTGIMATLDDPSIDMITYVRRIDKRTINLSKVELTNDISRQYCQGNLTIEEAYEELLTVNKKPTYSKITLFIAYGLVAGFFTLVFEGHYLDAIVATVIGCSLALIHFLFRRYELNKFFYDIVGGSVIALMAILLTKVIPFGMDMNVIIIGSIMPLVPGVAFTNAIRDTIEGNLVSGVSRAVEALIVAASIATGVGVMLKIYYMLQGGVGL from the coding sequence ATGAATTACAAATTACTTTTTAAGTTCGCTCTCCTAGCAGGAGACATCATGTTAAAAAATGGCGCAGAAACCTATCGTGTAGAAGATACCATTAACCGTATACTTCGTACATCACATTTTCGTGTCATTGAGTCATTTGTTACACCTACAGGCATTATGGCAACATTAGATGACCCATCTATTGACATGATAACCTATGTGAGACGTATTGATAAACGCACCATCAATCTATCCAAAGTTGAGCTGACAAATGATATCTCAAGACAGTACTGCCAGGGAAATCTAACCATAGAAGAAGCTTATGAAGAACTATTAACCGTCAATAAAAAACCTACGTATTCAAAAATCACACTTTTTATAGCTTATGGTCTTGTTGCAGGCTTTTTTACCCTTGTGTTTGAGGGACACTATCTTGACGCTATTGTGGCTACAGTTATAGGGTGTTCCTTGGCCCTTATCCATTTTTTATTTAGACGGTATGAATTGAATAAATTTTTTTATGATATTGTCGGTGGAAGCGTAATTGCACTGATGGCCATTTTGCTGACCAAGGTCATACCTTTTGGTATGGATATGAACGTGATTATCATTGGTTCCATTATGCCCCTGGTACCTGGTGTAGCCTTTACCAATGCTATTCGTGATACCATTGAAGGTAATCTGGTGTCTGGTGTTAGTCGGGCTGTTGAAGCCTTAATTGTTGCCGCTTCTATTGCAACAGGTGTTGGTGTCATGCTTAAAATCTATTACATGCTACAAGGAGGCGTGGGCTTATGA
- a CDS encoding threonine/serine exporter family protein, with protein MIIQVVSAFFATYLFSIIFNISKRQLLFCGICGAVGWCIYLISLPLNSVVLSTFLGALAVRILAQIFAVIRKTPVTVFLIAGIIPLVPGAVLYQAIYYIAQGEYDNVTLYGLQSLKLAGAIAVAMVLVSSTYRPRRIKRENNGLCSKNK; from the coding sequence ATGATTATTCAAGTTGTATCAGCCTTTTTTGCAACCTATTTGTTTTCTATTATTTTTAATATATCAAAAAGGCAATTATTATTCTGTGGCATTTGTGGTGCTGTGGGTTGGTGCATCTATTTAATTTCTCTTCCATTGAATTCAGTTGTTTTGTCAACTTTTTTGGGTGCTTTGGCCGTTAGAATTCTAGCCCAGATATTTGCGGTTATTAGAAAAACCCCTGTTACCGTTTTTTTAATTGCTGGTATTATACCTTTAGTGCCAGGGGCTGTCCTCTATCAAGCAATCTACTATATCGCTCAAGGGGAGTATGATAATGTGACCCTATATGGTCTTCAATCCTTAAAGCTGGCTGGTGCTATCGCTGTAGCCATGGTTCTTGTATCGTCCACTTATCGTCCTCGACGTATAAAACGAGAAAATAATGGATTGTGTTCTAAAAACAAATAA
- a CDS encoding serine hydroxymethyltransferase — MYTFDEVKKVDPEIAEAMDKEINRQRNNIELIASENFVSKAVLAAMGSPLTNKYAEGYPGKRYYGGCECVDIAEDLARDRAKALFGAEHANVQPHSGANANLAVFFAVLEPGDTVMGMNLSHGGHLTHGSPVNISGKQYNIVPYGVNNEGFIDYDEVMKIAKEHKPKLIIAGASAYARTIDFKKFREVADEVGAYLMVDMAHIAGLVATGHHPNPVPYADFVTSTTHKTLRGPRGGLILCPEKYAKIVDKAMFPGIQGGPLMHVIASKAVSFKEALSEEFKAYQEQTVKNAKALADGLLKRGFELVSGGTDNHLLLVDLQNMALTGKKAEKLLDEVSVTCNKNTVPFDPKSPFVTSGIRLGTPAVTSRGMIEEDMDVIAEIIHLTLTDFEANQEKAKALVDELVGKYPLYE; from the coding sequence ATGTACACATTTGATGAAGTTAAGAAAGTCGATCCAGAAATAGCTGAGGCTATGGATAAAGAAATTAATCGCCAGCGAAATAATATAGAGCTTATCGCATCTGAGAATTTCGTATCTAAGGCAGTACTTGCAGCAATGGGCAGTCCGTTAACGAATAAATATGCAGAAGGATATCCTGGCAAACGTTATTATGGCGGCTGTGAGTGTGTGGATATTGCAGAAGACTTAGCAAGAGACCGTGCGAAAGCATTATTTGGTGCAGAACATGCCAATGTTCAACCGCATTCTGGAGCTAATGCAAACCTTGCTGTATTCTTTGCAGTTCTTGAGCCAGGTGATACAGTGATGGGTATGAATCTATCTCATGGTGGGCATCTTACCCATGGTAGTCCTGTGAATATTTCTGGTAAGCAGTATAACATTGTACCTTATGGTGTGAATAATGAAGGCTTTATCGATTATGATGAAGTGATGAAGATAGCAAAAGAACATAAACCTAAGTTAATCATTGCTGGAGCAAGTGCTTATGCACGTACAATAGATTTTAAAAAGTTTAGAGAAGTAGCTGATGAAGTGGGAGCATATCTCATGGTGGATATGGCTCATATTGCTGGACTTGTGGCAACTGGTCATCATCCAAATCCTGTACCTTATGCCGATTTTGTTACATCAACGACCCACAAAACACTTAGAGGACCAAGAGGCGGTTTAATTCTATGTCCTGAAAAATATGCTAAAATCGTAGATAAGGCTATGTTCCCAGGTATTCAAGGCGGGCCATTAATGCACGTGATCGCATCAAAAGCAGTTAGTTTTAAAGAAGCATTATCTGAAGAGTTCAAGGCTTATCAAGAGCAAACCGTTAAGAATGCCAAAGCATTAGCTGATGGTTTATTAAAAAGAGGGTTTGAACTTGTATCTGGTGGTACGGATAATCATTTATTATTAGTGGATTTACAGAACATGGCATTAACAGGTAAAAAAGCAGAGAAATTACTTGATGAAGTATCCGTTACATGCAATAAAAACACAGTACCTTTTGATCCTAAGAGCCCATTTGTAACAAGCGGTATACGTCTTGGCACACCTGCTGTCACATCAAGAGGTATGATAGAAGAAGATATGGATGTTATAGCTGAAATCATTCATTTGACGCTTACCGATTTCGAAGCAAATCAAGAAAAGGCAAAAGCTCTTGTTGATGAACTTGTAGGTAAGTATCCTTTATATGAATAA
- a CDS encoding GNAT family N-acetyltransferase translates to MKGFEVYENEVIRLREIRKSDLERVRIWRNLPIIRQWFFHDQVISKEEQEKWYKQYLNKINDYYYIIEDKIQGYGPIGTLGIYFLDDGGVEFGRFMIGHGDAAGKGYGHKIMTIFHELVFDELGVDYVYLEVYCHNKAAIRVYQKAGYEIVGKMNKNKLDVYIMKKYKT, encoded by the coding sequence ATGAAGGGATTTGAAGTATATGAAAATGAAGTGATACGTCTTAGAGAAATTAGAAAATCAGATTTAGAACGTGTTAGAATATGGCGTAATCTACCTATAATAAGACAATGGTTCTTTCATGATCAAGTGATTAGCAAGGAAGAACAAGAGAAATGGTATAAACAGTACCTTAATAAAATTAACGATTACTATTACATAATTGAAGATAAAATACAAGGTTATGGACCCATTGGTACATTAGGCATTTACTTTCTAGACGATGGTGGTGTTGAGTTTGGCCGTTTCATGATTGGTCATGGGGATGCAGCGGGGAAAGGGTACGGACACAAAATCATGACTATTTTTCATGAACTGGTTTTTGATGAACTAGGTGTCGATTATGTTTACTTGGAAGTTTACTGTCATAATAAAGCTGCCATTAGAGTATATCAGAAAGCAGGTTACGAGATAGTGGGTAAGATGAATAAAAATAAGTTAGACGTGTATATTATGAAAAAGTATAAAACGTAA
- a CDS encoding TraB/GumN family protein, whose product MKRISKKFMMLSMAMMLTILSFTYNFHLSYATTPEPEQQQVDQPSLWSVDDLQMLGIYDIVNPSMFSGFKRDATQKDMYIAGVKFYEKYTGEHVATNDVTSDPVALQNAVYKIFNIFFLDSDFVKTATRQDVVDMMYRLMKAVEPELNDVTAENPSFDDASDLSQLKPSVQYLVSKGLLKGSNNNLNLNKACTREQLLVLLSRVYYFTKQESETAAKGAFWKVSGGKNTVYLLGSVHLADSRIYPMNDDMLEAFDGSDVLAVEVNLLDIAEGQNYMQEKMFYQDGTTIDQVISEELYTQYAKKMESFSIPKQMYDTLKPWSAAFTIQNLDAQANSDYSGGLGVDAYFMTKANQIKPIIEIEGLKFQTDLLDGFSAELQEGFLVSVLAPPSEETPEDSETNTDEDEAKPTIVTTLDQILATWITGDIEALDALIALDVDATDEFNTKFFFERNEHMYQTVLEYLEDDTKQTYFVVVGAGHMISDKGIVKLLQDKGYTVDQIK is encoded by the coding sequence ATGAAGCGTATAAGTAAAAAGTTCATGATGCTTAGTATGGCAATGATGCTTACTATTTTATCCTTTACGTATAACTTTCATTTGAGTTATGCTACAACGCCAGAACCAGAGCAGCAACAAGTGGACCAACCAAGTTTATGGTCTGTTGATGATTTGCAGATGTTAGGTATATATGACATTGTAAATCCTTCCATGTTTAGTGGTTTTAAGCGTGATGCTACCCAAAAAGATATGTACATAGCAGGTGTTAAATTTTATGAAAAATATACAGGTGAACATGTGGCCACCAACGATGTTACATCTGACCCTGTGGCCTTACAAAACGCCGTATATAAAATATTTAACATCTTTTTCTTAGACTCCGATTTTGTGAAAACAGCAACAAGACAAGATGTTGTGGATATGATGTACCGTCTCATGAAAGCTGTAGAACCCGAATTAAATGATGTGACGGCTGAAAATCCATCATTTGATGATGCTTCTGATCTATCCCAACTTAAACCAAGTGTACAATATCTCGTTTCAAAAGGTTTATTAAAAGGCAGTAATAATAACCTTAACTTAAATAAGGCTTGTACAAGAGAGCAATTGTTAGTCTTATTAAGTCGTGTGTATTACTTTACGAAGCAAGAATCAGAAACGGCTGCAAAAGGTGCTTTTTGGAAAGTATCCGGTGGTAAAAATACCGTATACTTACTTGGTTCTGTGCATCTTGCAGACTCACGCATCTATCCTATGAATGATGATATGCTTGAAGCATTTGATGGTTCGGATGTTCTAGCTGTAGAAGTTAATCTACTTGATATAGCAGAAGGTCAAAATTATATGCAGGAAAAAATGTTCTATCAAGATGGTACCACCATTGATCAAGTCATTTCCGAAGAATTATATACACAATATGCTAAAAAAATGGAAAGTTTTAGTATACCCAAACAAATGTATGATACATTAAAACCTTGGAGTGCTGCCTTTACCATTCAAAATCTTGATGCACAAGCCAACAGTGATTATTCAGGTGGTTTAGGTGTTGATGCGTATTTCATGACAAAAGCAAACCAAATAAAGCCTATCATAGAAATAGAAGGCCTTAAGTTCCAAACAGATTTACTTGATGGTTTCTCAGCAGAATTACAAGAAGGGTTTTTAGTCAGTGTTTTAGCGCCACCATCTGAAGAAACACCAGAAGATTCCGAGACAAATACAGATGAAGATGAAGCTAAGCCAACGATTGTCACGACGCTTGATCAAATTTTAGCCACTTGGATTACAGGTGATATTGAAGCATTAGATGCGTTAATTGCATTAGATGTGGATGCAACAGATGAATTTAATACCAAATTCTTCTTTGAGCGTAATGAGCATATGTACCAAACAGTATTAGAGTATCTAGAAGATGATACCAAGCAAACCTATTTTGTTGTGGTTGGCGCAGGACATATGATCTCCGATAAAGGTATTGTTAAGTTATTACAAGATAAAGGTTATACAGTAGATCAAATTAAATAA
- a CDS encoding GNAT family N-acetyltransferase, with product MIRDVRHQDVEYICRIYNEYVKHTVITFEEEVVSEEAMYARIEKIKKDYCYIVYEMDGEVVGYAYASAWRTRSAYRFCVESTVYVEKNAKGKGIGTALYQELINRLKLLNFRVIMGVIALPNEPSVRLHEKLGFYEAGYFKKVGLKFNQWIDVGYWQYDIV from the coding sequence ATGATTAGAGATGTAAGACACCAAGACGTAGAATACATATGCCGTATCTATAATGAGTATGTGAAACATACGGTAATCACATTCGAAGAAGAGGTTGTAAGTGAGGAGGCTATGTATGCACGCATTGAAAAAATAAAAAAAGATTACTGTTACATTGTTTATGAAATGGATGGGGAAGTAGTCGGTTATGCTTATGCTTCAGCATGGCGTACGCGCAGTGCTTATCGTTTTTGTGTGGAATCCACTGTCTATGTGGAGAAGAACGCTAAAGGTAAAGGTATTGGAACTGCCCTTTATCAAGAACTTATAAATCGTTTAAAGCTACTAAATTTCCGTGTGATTATGGGTGTCATTGCTCTTCCTAATGAGCCCAGTGTTAGGCTTCACGAAAAATTAGGTTTTTATGAGGCAGGGTATTTTAAAAAAGTCGGGTTAAAATTTAATCAATGGATAGATGTGGGCTATTGGCAATATGATATTGTCTAA
- a CDS encoding N-acetylmuramoyl-L-alanine amidase yields the protein MNIISQYQIEWKGNQYTNKSSRRGHAPSIIVNHITEGSSDSTISWFTSSTNKVSSAHFLVSKVGRIYQFVKIEDSAWANGIRSSEYHRATAPIVQEKGVNPNWYSVSIEHEGIYRDTRGELTKEQLAATIWLHGYIIDYVKKNWNVDMPADRKHIIGHYEIDPVRKPFCPGEKYPFERIISALKDVSEIELTDIKGHWAEPYIKRGVEAGLLNGYPDGSFRPNQYVTRAELAAVMVKLLDLEK from the coding sequence GTGAACATCATATCCCAATATCAGATAGAATGGAAAGGCAATCAATATACCAACAAGTCTTCAAGAAGAGGACATGCCCCCAGCATTATTGTTAACCATATTACAGAAGGGTCGTCAGATTCTACCATAAGTTGGTTTACAAGCAGTACCAATAAAGTATCTTCAGCACATTTCTTGGTATCAAAAGTTGGGCGTATCTATCAATTTGTAAAAATAGAAGATTCCGCATGGGCTAACGGTATACGCTCCAGTGAATATCATCGAGCAACGGCACCCATTGTACAAGAAAAAGGTGTTAATCCTAACTGGTACTCTGTATCTATTGAACATGAAGGTATTTATAGGGATACCCGAGGTGAATTAACCAAGGAACAATTGGCGGCAACCATTTGGCTCCATGGATATATTATAGACTATGTCAAAAAAAACTGGAACGTGGATATGCCAGCAGATCGCAAACATATAATAGGGCATTACGAAATAGATCCTGTAAGGAAACCCTTTTGCCCAGGTGAGAAATATCCTTTTGAAAGAATTATCTCTGCACTTAAGGATGTATCGGAAATAGAATTAACGGATATCAAAGGACACTGGGCAGAACCTTATATCAAAAGAGGTGTAGAGGCAGGTCTTTTGAATGGGTATCCAGACGGTTCGTTTCGGCCGAATCAATATGTAACAAGAGCAGAATTAGCTGCTGTTATGGTGAAATTGCTTGATCTAGAAAAATAG
- a CDS encoding lactate utilization protein, producing MTPRQKYYENTSKTLIKAFEKRSIEAHYCSTSAGAKEMVLSLMKEGSTVSWGGSMTLHDMNLFEALEKGDYKLLDRSKAKDPGEADMIYHQALSADYYVMSSNAITLDGKLVNIDGNGNRLAALIYGPTHVIVVAGMNKVVLDEEAALKRVRNEASPINTVRLNKNTPCAHTGTCADCLSDDCICCQTVITRKSRVPGRIKVILVGESLGY from the coding sequence ATGACACCAAGACAAAAATATTATGAGAATACCAGTAAGACCCTCATCAAAGCTTTTGAAAAAAGAAGTATTGAGGCCCATTATTGTTCTACAAGTGCTGGGGCAAAAGAGATGGTTTTATCGTTGATGAAGGAGGGTTCAACTGTGTCATGGGGCGGCTCTATGACACTACACGATATGAATTTATTTGAAGCCTTAGAAAAAGGTGATTATAAACTTCTTGACAGAAGCAAGGCTAAAGACCCTGGAGAAGCTGACATGATCTATCATCAGGCTCTAAGTGCTGATTATTATGTGATGAGTTCAAATGCCATTACATTAGATGGAAAATTGGTCAACATTGATGGTAATGGCAACCGCTTGGCTGCTCTCATCTATGGCCCAACACATGTTATTGTTGTAGCTGGTATGAATAAGGTTGTACTTGATGAAGAAGCTGCCCTTAAACGTGTACGAAACGAAGCTTCCCCTATCAATACCGTTCGCTTGAACAAGAATACACCTTGTGCCCACACTGGAACTTGTGCTGATTGCTTAAGTGATGACTGTATCTGTTGCCAAACTGTGATTACCCGTAAATCCAGAGTGCCAGGTCGCATAAAAGTCATTCTCGTTGGTGAATCACTGGGATATTGA